From a single Lolium rigidum isolate FL_2022 chromosome 7, APGP_CSIRO_Lrig_0.1, whole genome shotgun sequence genomic region:
- the LOC124670900 gene encoding probable glutathione S-transferase GSTU6: protein MGGAGGGGDDVKLLGTWASPHTLRVRLALRLKGVSYHYVEQDPNKENTTGELLLPGKQPVMMIHGGKPVCESSNILQYIDDVFTGVGPDLLPADSYERAAAQYWADFIDDTLIEAMHKAAWGKTEIEKAEGKNQGAAAVRALEGALRECSTPFFGGKAAGYLDIVLASLLPWVQATDALQGIKTFDPARTPLLAAWTDRFCELKAAQSVMPDVTKVVDFAMAMSLRRSGQQKMVDGTILWFITILSIAIFYMSWMVL, encoded by the exons ATGGGcggcgcaggaggaggaggagacgatgTGAAGCTGCTGGGGACGTGGGCGAGCCCGCACACCCTGCGAGTGCGACTCGCGCTCCGCCTCAAGGGCGTCAGCTACCACTACGTAGAGCAAGACCCCAACAAGGAGAACACCACCGGCGAGCTGCTCCTCCCTGGTAAGCAGCCGGTGATGATGATCCACGGCGGCAAGCCTGTTTGTGAGTCCTCCAACATATTGCAGTACATCGACGACGTCTTCACCGGGGTCGGGCCTGACCTCCTCCCCGCCGACAGCTACGAGCGTGCGGCCGCTCAATATTGGGCGGACTTCATCGACGACACG CTTATAGAGGCGATGCACAAGGCGGCATGGGGCAAAACGGAGATTGAGAAGGCAGAGGGGAAGAAtcaaggggccgccgcggtgagGGCCCTAGAGGGAGCTCTGAGAGAGTGTTCCACGCCATTCTTTGGGGGCAAAGCTGCCGGATATTTGGACATTGTGCTCGCCAGCCTTCTTCCGTGGGTGCAAGCCACAGACGCCCTGCAGGGCATCAAGACATTCGACCCCGCCAGGACACCGCTCCTGGCCGCATGGACCGACCGCTTCTGCGAGCTGAAGGCGGCCCAATCGGTTATGCCGGACGTGACCAAGGTGGTTGACTTTGCCATGGCCATGTCCCTTCGGCGCTCTGGCCAACAGAAAATGGTTGATGGTACCATTCTTTGGTTCATAACGATCCTTTCTATAGCTATATTCTACATGAGTTGGATGGTACTATAG